In the Leishmania major strain Friedlin complete genome, chromosome 16 genome, aaccctaaccctaaccctaaccctaaccctaaccctaaccctaaccctaaccctaaccctaaccctaaccctaaccctaaccctaaccctaaccctaaccctaaccctaaccctaaccctaaccctaaccctaaccctaaccctaaccctaaccctaaccctaaccccGTATacgtacacgtacacgtaAATGTAGCCGTGCGCGCCGGTTACATTGGGGTCTGTCTGGCGCTGTGTGTCTATCACTTAGCCGTTTCGCTTTCTTTGACCTCGGCGCACTGGTGGTTTCACGTGCGCTGGTAAGAGAAGGGCTGGGTACACCGCCTATAGGGTCAGGCTGGCGGCGTGGAGCGTGAGACGTAAAATCTGTGAAGGTGTCACAGCCCGTTGAGAGGAGAGCAGAACTATACTATTCCAGGTGGCTTCCTAGTTGTGGCCCTCAGGGAAACGGGTGTCGTCTTCCTCAATCGTGGAGCGGGGACATTTACTGTGTTGGTTGAGACCGCTCTGTCTGCTTGTCGGGAGCTCTCTGTGTTGAAGCAAAGCGCATAATGGCGTGTCCGTTCGACGGGGACACTCAAGGAACGTACATGGCGAAGGGAGCCCAGAACAGCGGAATCTTGACTAGACGCTACTGAAAAGTGCGTTGGTAGTCCTGTTAAtgagaaagaagagggacAGAAAGCAACTAGTTCcggagagaaggaagagtTTCCTCGATGAATATGCGCCAACTGCACCAGCTGGGCGTGAAGCGTGGTATCATCACCGACTCTCGCGTTGAATCGCAGGGTAGTCCGGAATCCCGGGCAAAGGGCCGACAGTGCCATCATGCTGCGTCAGAGCGGGAAATATACCTGATGCACATTTCTGATGTGCATTGAGCGCGTGTTGCGGCTGGACTGCAAAGGTAGGGTGGCAGAGCTGTGAGAGTACCGGGCTGTCATCGAATTAGCAGGATCGCCGCCTTAGTGCACCGTAGCCTAGGTGGCAATGGAGACTTCTTTCTCTTGAGAACAGATGTGTTACAAAGTCACTCTGCGCATTGCACGAGCCCacaccgctgctggaggtggcAAAAGAATACACCGCGGTTGTAGTACCTCCGGTGTGCCCCGTGGTTGCCAACGCGACTGACATGATGTGCGTGGTAGAGGCGTTGTGGCACAGGGGACCTTTGCAAACGAGCGAGCTACCGCACCAACAAACAAACGGACATGGAGAGCCGCTGTCAGGTACGGATGCATATTGTCGTGCTGCTTCttcgagagagagagccacTGTGGAGCAAAGAGTGGCAGGCGAGATGAGACCCAGATATGGCTGCCTTCCGTCCCTCCTGCCCGCGCGTGGTGGATATTTTGGCGAACAGACACTGATTTGAGTCGACATCTTCAGTGTCTCAGCAGCAACCTCGGAGGGCACCAGTGCTGCGATGAACGGGTCTTCCTCTGCAGATAGCTGTGTGGCTGCATGTACTGCGAGAAACTCAGAAAACGTCGTGACAGCCTTTCGAAACATCCGATTGCAAGGTTGCAAAAAGTCTTCTGAGTTATCATGACCACGGCGTCACGCAGCTCAAGAGTCTGGCCGCTTACTTCCCCACAGCCGCGTTTGCGGCTGCTTTTAACAGTGGTGCACGGCAACGGCACCCATATACGAGTGCTTCACAGGAATCAATGCGGTGTAGGAGGCCTATGATTGCGCTTCAGTCTCTCTTTTTGCGCGTTTGCAGGGGCCGTCGGCGCTATCGCAAGTGCTATCGGCGTCCGAGTCCGAGGGCGAGGCTGTTGCCGGGCTTGGTGCGTCCCATGAAATATCCCGCAGTTTAGGGTAGCACTTACCAATGTGGCGGGTGAGCATGTCGGCTGAGGTGAAGACATCTGGAAGATCGCCCTCGCAGGTGACTGTGACGTTGTATCCAATGTGGAGGAATTCGTGTCCCTGGTACTTGAGTGAGACGATCAAGGCAGTGGGACCGGTTGGATCTGGGATGTCGGCCACGTTGGGGGGATCACTCTCGATAGTGAACTCGTGCCTGCCGAGCGTTGTGAAGGGGCCGACCTCCATCTCGTCTAGCTCCTGGTCTACAGGGAAGTCCCACACCGGCGACCAGGTGAAGGTCACGTCGATGGCATCCTTTGGTGGCTTTTCAAACACGTCGAGCACTAGGTGCAAGCGAATCGGGGCGTCGAACTTGCTGGGGTTCGGATCCACCACCTGCACtttgcgcagctccacccGCGTTGTCATTGGTGCCTTGCCTCGCAGACGGGGTGTGAACGCCGCTAAGAGAAAAGCTGGGAGTCTTCGGTGCAGCTTCCGGGCAAGGAaacggagggaggggtgaaAGAGCAGCGAGGCTATGAAAATCATCGAAGGGAAATGAAGGAGACACGCGGAGGGGTGAAGCTCTGGTCGCTTCAGTGCTCCTGCTCGCACCAGAACAAGTTTCACGCGTTGACATGCGCAGGCCGCGTTGGAAAGGCGGGGGGTTTGAGCGGTTGGCGTGGGTGTCGCGCAGGGGCGCAGATGCGCGCGCTTGTACGTGTGTTTTTCCTTGCTGTGTGTTTGGCCACCCGCTGCCATAGGCAGCACCTTAACTTGTCGTGTGCAGTGCTTAACAAAAGCCAACaacggcacacgcgcgcgcaacAACGAGCTCGCGAACGATCGTGCCTCTTCGTGCACGTCGACGTGGACGAGTGTGTCGCTACAGTCGCCCGGCTGACCGCCGTGCCATGTCAGCGGTGTTGAGAGAATGCCAGGGCAGCACGGTAGCGCTTCCAGGCTGGTTCAGGTGCCATTTCTGGTGGTGCTTCGCGAGCTCGTATTCCTCGATCGTGGCGGGGAAATCGCGATCGGTCGGCGGGCGGATGTAGTGTGCAGTGCGTCGCCCAGCACCGGGGTGGGCATAGCGGCTCTCGTCCTCGTACCACTGCGCCAGCCAGCCCCGCTTGCGCGAATTCGTTGCAAAGTTCTCTAGCCCTTTCCTCTCCGGCAGCTCCTGCTCCATAAAGGTGGGGAACTCCTCCGGGTGTAACTCCTGGTAGAGGCCCTCGTGAGACATGTACACATTTGTAAAGGAGCCACCGGCCTCCTCGAGCAGCTGGATTGCTTTTGCCGACGCGTTCTGCAGCTCGATGTGCAGCGGGTAAGGTACACGCTCCACGTTACCGGCAAGCAGCACCATCCCCGGCCACACGACTTCGCGATCGGCGATCACCTTCGCATTGCGAAGGTGATACAGAGTGATGGTTTCATTCGGGTTTAGTCGACCCGTATCCACAGCCCACAGCAGTTTGCTAAGGCTCAGTCGCGAGAAGGACGCCTTGCCTTCGTACCGGTTGCGCGGGCCTCCGGCGGACACGCGCGGTGCCAGCATGAAGCGAGGTGTCATCTTCCGCTCCTGCCACTGCCCCTTGGCAAAGCCACGCCGTGCATCGTTGTAGCTACGAGAGTACTTCCAGCTCCCGCCAATCTTCATCCATCCCATCTTGATGACGTTGTGGCCGCTGCGAGGCCCAACGTACTCTGGCGTCTGCGTCAGATACATCCAGCTCTGTGTTATCTGGGGGTTGATGTACTGATCCCAGTGGGACCATTTGTGCGTAGTGGTGCGCTCATTGAGCCGCGTCCCAACAACGGGGAGCGGGTGATCGGCATCGAACTCTTTCCTGCCCTCATAGTCCTTCCAGCTGAGGCGCGGCTTGGCGAGGAGGTTGTTCTCGTAGATGAGCGGGAAGATGGACTGCACGGGGTTAAAGTGAAAAGGCACAGTTTGATGAACAGGGTGAAACAGGCGgtaccgccgctgcacggcggAGATAGAGAGCATGATCGCCCTGCGACGGAGAGGCAGGGACGTTAGGCGACATGGAATGGGCGGGGGAGAGCAAGAtggggggaggcgggggaggtGAAGAGCAGGTGCACGCTGGTCgaagaaagcgagagaggtAAAAGAGCAAAGAAATACTGCCTGCATATGTCCGTATCGCCTTGCAGAGCCGTCCACGTGGAGAACTGCGCAAGAGgcctgcagctccagctGTGCTGGCGTCGAGTCGCTGAAACAGTgggcaaagagagagagagagagagaaacgatCGGGACAATGTATCTTTCTTCTTGACGTACTCTGCGACCGTCTACTGCACGGCTGATACACACGGGCGAAAGAGTCAAGCACGTTCCCCCTCCTGGAGCAAAGAGGCAGCCACGGGTGCTCTATATTACATCGTACAGGAGCGAACCACTGGAGCCGCAACTCAtcagcaaaaaaaaaaacgtgtACGGGAGCTCTTCACTCTACTCCGGTGTAGCGACAT is a window encoding:
- a CDS encoding anti-silencing protein a-like protein, whose amino-acid sequence is MIFIASLLFHPSLRFLARKLHRRLPAFLLAAFTPRLRGKAPMTTRVELRKVQVVDPNPSKFDAPIRLHLVLDVFEKPPKDAIDVTFTWSPVWDFPVDQELDEMEVGPFTTLGRHEFTIESDPPNVADIPDPTGPTALIVSLKYQGHEFLHIGYNVTVTCEGDLPDVFTSADMLTRHIGKCYPKLRDISWDAPSPATASPSDSDADSTCDSADGPCKRAKRETEAQS